Genomic DNA from Peribacillus sp. FSL H8-0477:
CTAAACGCAGCTCATTTCTTACTGATTGAGCAATTTCTTTTCCATCAATTATCTTAGCTGTCATAAGCCGATCACTCCTAAAATTAGTTGTTATAGAAACGCAAATTTCAGTGAGCCTTCGGCACCGCAATATTGATTCGTTCACAATCCCACAGGTAAAGAAATGATTTGAAGGTGTAGAATGTTAAACGAGCTTGTCTTTCACCTTTGATAGGACTGCATTAATAAAGCGGCTAGATTGGTCATCACCGTAAATTTTTGCGATTTCAATCGCTTCATCCATTGCTACACTGACTGGAACATCTTCGCAATACTTCATCTCATATACTGCAATTCTCAGCAGATTTCGATCGATATTCGCCAATCGTTCCATTTTCCAGTTTTCAAGGTTTTCCATAATGATTTGATCAATTTGTTCTTTATTTTCTTCCGTACCTTTAACAAGCTTTTCGAAGTATTGATCGTTTGGGGTGCCATCCAATACGCTTTCTATCGCATCTTGAATTTCTCCTTTTCCGATTTCAATTTGATATACCGCTTGAAGGGCTTTTTCACGTGCTGTTCTTCTTTTCATTGTTAAACTCCTTTTATATCCACTATTATATATGAAAATGATAGCAAAGACGAACAATAAACCAATAAATACGATAAATATTAAGAATTAAACTTTTTTCACTCTTATACAACTGCACATAATAAGTAAAACCAGTAAAAAAAGAACCATTTGCTATCCTTCAAATGTTAATTCATCCTTTATACTCTATCAGAAATTTATCATTTGAGAAACCATAAAGTAAGAAATAACTTTT
This window encodes:
- the nusB gene encoding transcription antitermination factor NusB, which gives rise to MKRRTAREKALQAVYQIEIGKGEIQDAIESVLDGTPNDQYFEKLVKGTEENKEQIDQIIMENLENWKMERLANIDRNLLRIAVYEMKYCEDVPVSVAMDEAIEIAKIYGDDQSSRFINAVLSKVKDKLV